From the Mycobacterium noviomagense genome, the window CGCGAGGAATGGGGGCTGGGCATCGACAACATTTCGCATTTCCGGCCGACGGGCGAACCCGACGCCGACTACGACACCTACAAGCACCACCTGTAAAGGGCTTCGTTACCTATGAGCGCTCGCAATGTTGCGGTGGTCGGCTTCGCCCACGCCCCGCATGTCCGCCGCACCGACGGCACCACCAACGGCGTCGAGATGCTGATGCCGTGCTTCGCCCAGCTGTACGACGAGCTCGGCATCACCAAGGCAGATATCGGCTTCTGGTGCTCCGGATCCTCCGATTACCTTGCCGGCCGGGCATTTTCGTTCATCTCCGCGGTCGACTCGATCGGCGCGGTGCCGCCCATCAACGAATCACATGTCGAGATGGACGCGGCATGGGCGGCCTACGAGGCCTACATCAAGCTGCTGACCGGCGAGGTCGACACCGCGCTGGTCTACGGGTTCGGCAAGTCATCGGCGGGAATATTGCGCCGCATCCTGTCGAGGCAGACCGATCCGTACACGGTTGCGCCGCTCTGGCCGGATTCCGTGTCGATCGCCGGTCTGCAGGCCCGGCTCGGCCTTGAGGCTGAAAAGTGGAGCTACGACCAGATGGCCCGGGTAGCCTACGACTCGTTCGCGGCTGCGCAGCGGGTGGACCGCTTGCCAGCCAAGAGTCTGGATGACCTGCTGAACGAACCGTTCTTCGCCGAGCCGCTGCGCCGACACGACGTCGCACCGATCA encodes:
- a CDS encoding thiolase domain-containing protein; the encoded protein is MSARNVAVVGFAHAPHVRRTDGTTNGVEMLMPCFAQLYDELGITKADIGFWCSGSSDYLAGRAFSFISAVDSIGAVPPINESHVEMDAAWAAYEAYIKLLTGEVDTALVYGFGKSSAGILRRILSRQTDPYTVAPLWPDSVSIAGLQARLGLEAEKWSYDQMARVAYDSFAAAQRVDRLPAKSLDDLLNEPFFAEPLRRHDVAPITDGAAAIVLAADDRARELRENPAWITGFEHRIESPVLGARDLTESPSTRAATRIATGGTMRTIDVAEIHAPFTHQHLILTEAMRIPASAQVNPSGGALAANPMFVAGLERIGFAAQHIWNGSARRVLAHATSGPALQQNLVAVMERKN